A section of the Anabaena cylindrica PCC 7122 genome encodes:
- a CDS encoding REP-associated tyrosine transposase: protein MEEARLKIYQRTLPHWELDGASYFITFNTWEKLELSPEAREIVFNSCLFFNNQRYEIFVLVVMTDHVHILMQPLLKSENEYWSLSSIMNSIKGYSAKQITKVMKHIGTVWQDERYDRIVRNEDEFQAYWQYIRQNPVEAGLSTTPEDYPYFWQTS, encoded by the coding sequence ATGGAAGAAGCAAGGTTAAAAATTTACCAAAGGACATTACCTCATTGGGAGTTAGATGGGGCAAGTTATTTTATTACTTTTAATACTTGGGAAAAGTTGGAACTTAGTCCAGAAGCAAGGGAAATAGTTTTTAATTCTTGTCTATTTTTTAATAACCAAAGATATGAGATTTTTGTTTTGGTGGTGATGACAGATCATGTCCATATCCTCATGCAGCCATTACTAAAGTCTGAAAATGAGTATTGGTCACTCAGCAGTATTATGAATAGTATCAAAGGTTATAGTGCTAAACAAATTACCAAGGTGATGAAACATATAGGTACTGTTTGGCAAGATGAGCGATATGACAGAATTGTTAGAAATGAAGATGAGTTTCAAGCATATTGGCAATATATCAGGCAAAATCCTGTAGAAGCAGGACTGTCAACAACTCCAGAAGATTACCCTTATTTCTGGCAAACCTCATAA
- a CDS encoding P-loop NTPase fold protein, whose amino-acid sequence MTESTNKANAGVNREEAKSILDRFLNNENYRVLAVKGKWGIGKTHLVQTFLDEHKEGYYLYASVFGISSIEQLKARLIANYKNNLKSDNQSSQRKTELVINSANKYITNLSSM is encoded by the coding sequence ATGACTGAAAGCACAAATAAAGCAAATGCTGGAGTTAATCGAGAAGAAGCTAAAAGTATTCTCGATAGATTCTTAAATAATGAAAATTATAGAGTTTTAGCTGTCAAGGGAAAATGGGGTATTGGAAAAACCCATTTAGTACAAACCTTTTTAGATGAACATAAAGAAGGATATTATTTGTATGCTTCTGTTTTTGGTATTTCTTCAATTGAACAATTAAAAGCAAGGTTAATAGCTAATTACAAAAATAATCTAAAGTCTGATAATCAATCTTCTCAAAGAAAAACTGAATTAGTTATTAATTCTGCCAATAAATATATAACTAACCTGAGTTCGATGTAA
- a CDS encoding IS982 family transposase, translated as MELETIFCEIDDFCTYFEPIFQAQLIPSQIKKRIRPSRLCLSEIMAIIVYFYRSSYRNFKDYYLKHIFKYCQGEFPNLVSYQRFVELMPNALIPLMYYLNTRKGLNTGISFIDSTSIPICHSKRAKTNKVFKDLAGWGKSSICWYFGFKLHLIINDQGELLAFQITPGNTDDRKPVPTLTKNLFGKIFGDKGYISQKLWIELWSNGLKLITPFKKNMRNKLLSLEEKLMLRKRSLIETVNDQLKNISQLAHSRHRSVTNFMVNVVAALIAYTWQPKKPSLRFDENEIENLPVLLA; from the coding sequence ATGGAATTAGAAACTATTTTCTGTGAAATTGATGATTTTTGTACCTATTTTGAGCCAATATTTCAAGCTCAACTTATCCCATCCCAAATAAAAAAAAGAATTAGACCCAGCCGATTATGTCTAAGTGAAATTATGGCAATAATTGTGTATTTTTATCGCTCTAGTTACCGCAATTTTAAAGATTATTACCTGAAGCATATCTTCAAATATTGCCAAGGTGAATTTCCCAATTTAGTGAGTTATCAAAGATTTGTTGAATTAATGCCAAATGCTTTAATTCCGTTGATGTATTATCTGAATACACGAAAAGGACTCAATACAGGTATAAGTTTTATTGATAGTACCTCTATTCCCATTTGTCATTCTAAAAGAGCCAAGACAAATAAGGTCTTTAAAGATTTAGCTGGCTGGGGGAAAAGTTCTATTTGTTGGTATTTTGGGTTTAAACTTCATTTGATTATTAATGATCAAGGAGAGTTACTTGCGTTTCAAATTACTCCTGGAAATACAGATGACCGAAAACCTGTTCCCACTTTGACTAAGAACTTATTTGGGAAAATATTTGGAGACAAAGGATATATTTCTCAAAAACTCTGGATTGAACTTTGGTCTAATGGACTCAAACTAATCACTCCTTTTAAGAAAAATATGCGGAATAAGCTATTGTCCCTTGAGGAGAAATTAATGCTCCGAAAACGCTCTTTAATTGAAACTGTTAATGACCAACTCAAGAATATTTCACAACTTGCTCATTCTCGACATCGAAGTGTTACTAATTTCATGGTTAATGTTGTTGCTGCTTTAATTGCTTATACTTGGCAACCCAAAAAACCTTCTTTAAGATTTGATGAAAATGAAATTGAAAACTTACCAGTTTTATTAGCTTAA
- a CDS encoding P-loop NTPase fold protein, whose protein sequence is MPRLEKTPKLDLSLSENFSIPIAGSLISIAGDLALEILFNLNIRENSIICIDDLERKSKLPLEEILGFAEYLVQERKCKIVLIYNEDNLAEIDKKALNDYREKVIDREFTLNPTVEENLDFIFKDYPDIEVIKSVLINAGTNNIRVIRKTQWLIDELIPFMKNWEVSLRHQIIRNSIVINLSKLDTEFRDKFPNIKDIKSTLSIDPLEYMGTDQRANEIAKSQLAQDKIKAIQRQQLVNRYFGYIDLEEVDELIIQLVETSLSKSAELKFIEKGDILNQKEKINHILEKFNELSNKLYRSKYYESFADNEQDIINGIVTFLKENYLQLSILQFEQVEGFTSILGLDISEYEKPLLETILKKIFEQNYYDNLSGFTNKLSKYPDLEEAFKDKIKEYQQTLDITTVLKNVINADYSSRSPRLQQDIEFLKSRTVDEYCQWLEQGHPELLDMVRWFLHSGYQPASKNLEQAIRILAECSKINKIRAKFIYDIDIDNPTNNHPQN, encoded by the coding sequence GTGCCAAGATTAGAGAAAACTCCAAAACTAGACTTATCATTGTCAGAAAATTTTTCTATTCCAATAGCAGGATCGTTAATTTCTATCGCTGGTGATTTAGCACTTGAGATACTTTTTAATTTAAACATTAGAGAAAATTCAATTATATGTATTGATGACCTTGAAAGAAAATCTAAACTACCTCTAGAAGAGATACTTGGGTTTGCTGAGTATCTAGTGCAAGAGCGTAAATGCAAAATTGTTCTAATTTATAATGAAGATAATTTAGCAGAAATAGATAAAAAAGCCTTAAATGATTATCGAGAAAAAGTAATTGATAGAGAATTTACACTTAATCCAACAGTAGAAGAAAACTTAGACTTCATATTTAAAGACTATCCTGATATAGAGGTAATTAAATCAGTATTAATAAATGCTGGTACAAATAATATTCGAGTTATACGCAAAACTCAATGGCTTATTGATGAACTTATTCCCTTTATGAAAAATTGGGAGGTTAGTTTACGTCATCAAATTATTAGAAATAGTATTGTCATAAATTTATCGAAGCTTGATACTGAATTTCGTGATAAATTTCCTAATATTAAAGATATTAAATCTACTTTGTCAATAGATCCATTGGAATATATGGGAACAGATCAAAGGGCTAATGAGATCGCAAAATCTCAACTGGCACAAGATAAAATTAAAGCTATACAAAGACAACAATTAGTAAATAGATATTTTGGTTACATTGATTTAGAAGAAGTAGATGAACTTATAATCCAGTTGGTTGAGACATCGTTATCTAAATCTGCTGAGTTGAAATTTATTGAAAAAGGTGATATTCTCAACCAAAAAGAAAAAATAAATCATATTTTAGAAAAATTCAATGAGCTTTCAAATAAACTTTACAGATCCAAATACTATGAGTCATTCGCAGATAATGAGCAAGATATTATTAATGGAATCGTTACTTTCCTAAAAGAGAACTATCTTCAATTGAGCATTCTCCAATTTGAACAAGTTGAGGGATTTACATCAATCTTGGGACTTGATATTTCTGAATACGAAAAACCTCTATTAGAAACAATATTAAAGAAAATTTTTGAACAGAATTATTATGATAATTTAAGTGGCTTTACAAATAAACTGAGTAAATATCCTGATTTGGAAGAAGCCTTCAAGGATAAGATTAAGGAATATCAGCAAACATTAGATATTACTACCGTCTTGAAAAATGTAATTAATGCTGATTACTCTTCAAGATCACCTAGACTACAACAAGATATTGAATTTTTAAAGAGTCGTACTGTTGATGAATATTGTCAATGGCTTGAACAAGGCCATCCTGAATTACTTGATATGGTTCGATGGTTTCTCCATTCTGGTTATCAGCCTGCATCTAAAAACTTAGAACAAGCTATTCGCATATTAGCTGAATGTAGCAAGATAAATAAAATTAGAGCCAAGTTTATTTACGACATAGATATAGATAATCCTACTAATAATCATCCTCAAAATTAA
- the tsaB gene encoding tRNA (adenosine(37)-N6)-threonylcarbamoyltransferase complex dimerization subunit type 1 TsaB, protein MITQLAHLPTTKYALALHTTTPELGLVISNFADDTRANVWNLGRDVSSLIHQYLIDLIKPQTWTDLAFIAVAKGPGGFTGSRIGVVTARTLGQQLEIPVFAVSTLAAVAWTELKKNQQSQDVIAVEMPAQRGQVFGAIYQPAADLGITALLADTVFTPEAWQETLANWHTEYQIIKATSGLAATVTSILELAYLDWQQGKHPDWSEALPYYGQHPVDV, encoded by the coding sequence TTGATAACTCAATTAGCACATCTCCCGACCACAAAATACGCTTTAGCACTGCATACAACTACGCCCGAATTAGGTTTGGTAATTAGTAACTTTGCTGACGATACCCGCGCCAATGTTTGGAATTTAGGACGTGACGTATCCAGCTTAATACATCAATATTTAATAGACCTGATTAAACCCCAAACCTGGACAGATTTGGCTTTTATTGCCGTTGCTAAAGGCCCTGGTGGTTTTACAGGCAGTCGTATTGGAGTTGTTACTGCGCGCACTTTAGGACAACAGTTAGAAATTCCCGTATTTGCAGTTTCCACTTTAGCCGCTGTAGCTTGGACAGAGTTGAAGAAAAATCAACAATCACAAGATGTGATTGCGGTGGAAATGCCAGCACAACGGGGGCAAGTTTTCGGGGCTATTTATCAACCTGCTGCTGATTTGGGAATTACTGCTTTATTAGCAGATACAGTCTTCACACCTGAAGCATGGCAGGAAACCTTAGCAAATTGGCATACTGAATATCAAATCATTAAAGCTACATCTGGATTAGCTGCAACTGTTACAAGTATTTTAGAATTAGCTTATTTAGATTGGCAACAAGGTAAACATCCTGATTGGTCAGAGGCTTTACCCTATTATGGGCAGCATCCTGTAGATGTATAG
- a CDS encoding Ycf34 family protein yields MCICVNCHYVDRCLTYNAVEAQHQQPHLTETPDFDPSEPSINVNIRTKDEIIEMEWDVVGCLSFKKEMGKWAKLRPGELVPT; encoded by the coding sequence ATGTGTATTTGCGTGAATTGCCACTATGTAGACCGCTGTTTAACCTACAATGCCGTAGAAGCACAGCACCAACAGCCTCACTTGACCGAAACCCCAGATTTTGATCCCAGTGAACCTTCCATCAATGTCAATATTCGCACAAAAGACGAAATCATTGAAATGGAATGGGATGTTGTCGGTTGTCTCAGTTTTAAAAAAGAAATGGGTAAATGGGCTAAATTGCGTCCCGGTGAATTAGTACCAACGTGA